One Lactobacillus sp. CBA3606 DNA segment encodes these proteins:
- a CDS encoding C40 family peptidase, which yields MQTARVQAAVAIVWRQPKVASIDLAALANQGLQPWLMQLSDADTLRLERDNILVTQALFNDLILVERLVDGWAYGYVVSQADERHPQGYPGWIWAAQLSLVELPIQTGPLVTVRRATTPLLRADGTTLRQLRLGTQLPVITSQDGHYDVVQTPLGPGRLAKRATQFDFATAGLTPGAIMVKLGQRFLDDRYLWGGVSADGFDCSGFAWALHRCIGVNLARDVSEQVLSGTAVTLATAQPGDLCFFAHDHGHGRLHHVALYAGDGWLLHAPTPGKHVTYLQLAATYLQDELVQIKRNWENE from the coding sequence ATGCAAACAGCACGAGTACAAGCAGCGGTCGCAATCGTTTGGCGACAGCCCAAAGTGGCCTCAATTGACTTGGCGGCCTTGGCTAATCAAGGGCTACAACCTTGGCTAATGCAGCTGTCAGATGCCGATACACTGCGGTTAGAGCGGGATAATATTTTAGTCACACAGGCCCTGTTTAATGACTTGATTTTAGTTGAACGGTTGGTGGACGGCTGGGCGTATGGCTACGTGGTGAGTCAAGCTGATGAGCGGCATCCGCAAGGTTATCCTGGTTGGATTTGGGCGGCACAATTATCGTTAGTTGAACTTCCCATCCAAACCGGGCCCTTGGTCACTGTGCGGCGGGCGACCACGCCGTTATTGCGGGCGGACGGCACAACCTTGCGGCAATTAAGATTGGGAACGCAATTACCAGTGATCACTAGTCAAGATGGACACTATGATGTGGTCCAAACGCCATTGGGTCCCGGTCGGCTAGCGAAACGTGCGACCCAATTTGATTTTGCAACGGCGGGATTAACGCCAGGGGCCATCATGGTTAAGTTAGGGCAACGCTTTTTAGATGATCGTTATCTATGGGGCGGAGTCAGTGCAGATGGCTTTGATTGTTCCGGCTTTGCTTGGGCCTTGCATCGGTGCATCGGCGTTAATTTAGCCCGAGATGTGAGTGAGCAAGTGTTAAGTGGCACCGCAGTTACTTTGGCCACAGCTCAGCCTGGCGATTTATGTTTCTTTGCCCATGATCATGGGCACGGTCGCTTGCATCATGTGGCTTTATACGCTGGCGATGGCTGGTTATTACATGCGCCGACTCCTGGTAAACATGTGACTTATTTACAACTTGCGGCTACTTACTTGCAGGATGAATTGGTACAGATCAAACGTAATTGGGAAAATGAATGA
- a CDS encoding Lrp/AsnC family transcriptional regulator, with the protein MDKTDLKILNALQLDARISLKSLADQCFISSPAISARIARLKKSGIIRDYQANLNYEKLNYRIKAYIQLQLEPTQKERFYPFVASVPNILECDCVTGEYSQILKVVFESTQALDEFVNKIQTFGKTSTQIVFSTSVTNRGLTLPDDHDLSQIIE; encoded by the coding sequence ATGGATAAAACCGATTTAAAAATTTTGAACGCCTTACAATTAGACGCACGGATTTCACTCAAATCCTTAGCAGACCAATGCTTCATCTCATCACCAGCAATCTCTGCGCGCATTGCTCGGCTTAAAAAAAGTGGTATTATTCGCGATTATCAAGCTAACTTGAACTACGAAAAGTTAAACTATCGCATTAAGGCTTATATTCAATTACAATTAGAACCAACGCAAAAAGAACGGTTCTATCCGTTCGTCGCTAGTGTCCCCAATATTCTCGAATGTGATTGTGTCACCGGTGAATATTCTCAAATTTTAAAGGTCGTCTTTGAATCGACCCAGGCCTTAGATGAATTTGTCAATAAAATTCAAACTTTCGGCAAAACGAGTACCCAAATTGTCTTCTCAACTAGTGTGACTAATCGGGGGTTAACCTTACCGGATGACCACGACCTTAGTCAAATCATTGAATAA
- a CDS encoding ABC-F family ATP-binding cassette domain-containing protein — translation MALLEVTDLSQSFADRKLYEGASFTLERADHMGIVGQNGAGKSTLIKILTGQILPLEGEIKWQRHIRTGYLDQYADIPAGMTLYAFLKTAFQWLFDLDAKMQQYYTDYAENMDDVLLERAGRIQETLEANNFYDIETEMERVITGLGLDEIGRDHVISEMSGGQRSKIILAKLLLENPDVIILDEPTNYLDTAHITWLEDYLNSFAGAVMVISHDYDFLQRVTNCICDVAFGKIIKYRGDFKSAMRQKEARKQAQLKAFEKQQVVIDKAEKFIRKNKAGSKSTMAKSREKMLSHLDRVDPPSENAHAKFSFPYLDTGSQNALSVMKLSVGYGKPLLAPVTFTMTNGEKLAFKGFNGVGKSTLIKSILGVIPALGGKSDFSPSAKINYFNQDLEWDHPEWTPLQTIQNDYPTMLPKTIRTKLAKCGINAANAMKPMHLLSGGEQTKVKLALLELIPCNFLIMDEPTNHLDDETKAGLKRALQAFAGNLILVSHESSFVDDWVDKELNVEKLSLKDRQA, via the coding sequence ATGGCTTTATTAGAAGTAACCGATTTGTCGCAAAGTTTCGCTGATCGTAAACTATACGAGGGCGCTAGCTTTACCTTAGAACGGGCCGATCATATGGGAATTGTCGGTCAAAATGGGGCGGGTAAAAGTACCTTAATTAAGATTTTAACGGGTCAAATTCTGCCCTTAGAAGGTGAGATTAAATGGCAACGTCATATTCGGACGGGCTATTTGGACCAGTATGCGGATATTCCTGCGGGGATGACGCTATATGCCTTTTTAAAGACCGCTTTTCAGTGGTTATTTGACTTAGACGCAAAAATGCAACAATATTACACCGATTATGCTGAAAATATGGATGACGTCCTCCTAGAACGGGCCGGTCGGATTCAAGAAACTTTGGAAGCTAATAATTTTTATGATATTGAAACCGAAATGGAACGGGTGATTACTGGGTTAGGCTTAGATGAGATTGGTCGCGACCACGTCATCAGTGAGATGTCTGGTGGTCAACGGTCCAAGATTATTTTGGCAAAATTATTGTTGGAAAATCCAGATGTCATTATTTTAGATGAACCGACTAATTATCTGGATACCGCACATATCACGTGGCTGGAGGATTACCTGAATAGCTTTGCGGGGGCCGTTATGGTTATCTCACATGATTATGACTTTTTACAGCGGGTCACGAACTGTATCTGTGATGTGGCGTTTGGCAAAATCATCAAGTATCGGGGCGATTTTAAGTCAGCGATGCGGCAAAAAGAAGCACGGAAGCAAGCCCAATTAAAGGCCTTTGAAAAGCAACAAGTGGTGATTGATAAGGCTGAAAAGTTCATTCGTAAGAATAAGGCCGGGTCGAAATCAACGATGGCCAAATCACGAGAGAAGATGCTGTCGCATTTGGATCGCGTTGATCCACCGAGTGAAAATGCGCATGCAAAATTCTCATTCCCGTACTTAGATACGGGTTCACAAAATGCGCTAAGTGTGATGAAGCTATCCGTTGGTTATGGGAAACCGTTACTAGCACCCGTCACGTTTACCATGACTAATGGGGAGAAATTAGCCTTTAAAGGGTTTAATGGGGTTGGTAAGTCAACTTTGATTAAATCCATCTTAGGGGTCATTCCTGCGCTCGGCGGTAAGTCCGACTTTTCACCTTCAGCTAAGATCAATTATTTTAATCAAGACTTAGAGTGGGATCATCCAGAATGGACGCCGTTACAGACGATTCAAAATGATTATCCAACAATGCTACCAAAAACAATTCGCACGAAGCTTGCCAAGTGTGGAATTAATGCTGCGAATGCCATGAAACCAATGCATTTATTGAGTGGTGGGGAACAGACTAAGGTTAAGTTGGCATTATTGGAACTTATCCCATGTAATTTCTTAATTATGGATGAACCAACTAATCATCTGGACGATGAAACCAAGGCTGGTTTGAAACGCGCGTTACAAGCCTTTGCGGGTAACTTAATTCTGGTTAGTCATGAAAGTAGTTTTGTGGATGACTGGGTCGATAAAGAATTAAACGTTGAAAAGCTGAGTTTGAAAGATCGGCAAGCTTAG
- a CDS encoding GNAT family N-acetyltransferase, which yields MITIRPADQDDAGQIAPLINMIFDEMQLEELDDIPEPDLEQAITAAYQTPAYLSEKATTVVAEADGQVVGVAFGYPDKNEDAVDDVLAQVTAANDAFGFAFEAETESYEHEWYLDSIAVDPNYQGHGIGGRLLAALPKYARQAGQQRIGLNVDMANPGAKKLYDRHDYETVGIKPIGDHMYFHMQYELNKDLVMA from the coding sequence GTGATAACGATTCGACCAGCTGATCAAGATGACGCGGGCCAGATAGCACCGCTAATTAATATGATCTTTGATGAAATGCAACTTGAGGAACTAGACGACATTCCTGAACCTGACTTAGAGCAGGCCATTACTGCCGCGTATCAGACACCTGCGTATTTGTCTGAGAAAGCGACGACGGTAGTGGCCGAGGCCGATGGTCAAGTGGTTGGGGTGGCGTTTGGTTACCCCGACAAGAATGAAGATGCCGTCGATGACGTGCTTGCACAGGTCACGGCGGCTAACGATGCGTTTGGTTTCGCATTCGAAGCTGAAACTGAAAGTTATGAACATGAATGGTACTTGGACTCAATTGCAGTTGATCCCAATTATCAAGGGCATGGCATTGGGGGGCGTTTGTTAGCGGCCTTACCCAAGTATGCGCGGCAAGCCGGCCAGCAACGGATTGGCTTGAATGTTGATATGGCTAACCCTGGTGCCAAGAAGCTTTATGATCGTCATGATTATGAAACTGTCGGGATTAAGCCAATTGGTGATCATATGTATTTTCATATGCAGTATGAGTTAAATAAGGATTTAGTCATGGCATAG
- a CDS encoding VOC family protein produces MRASRGILGSEFILKGFEPVNIRDIDHLVLTVTDLSRSLRFYHEVFDLPIVTFDGDRQAVLVGKQKINFQTVDAPHEPLAGTPTPGSADLCLIARDKIADIEHHLNSYFVPIVAGPVERTGAHGQLTSLYVRDPDNNLIEISNYH; encoded by the coding sequence ATGAGGGCATCCCGTGGTATACTAGGAAGCGAATTCATTTTGAAAGGATTTGAGCCTGTGAATATTCGTGACATTGATCATCTCGTTTTAACCGTCACCGACCTCTCCCGGTCACTCCGCTTTTACCATGAAGTTTTCGACTTACCCATCGTCACTTTTGATGGTGACCGCCAAGCGGTATTAGTTGGCAAACAAAAGATCAACTTCCAAACCGTTGACGCCCCCCATGAACCCTTGGCGGGCACCCCAACCCCTGGTAGTGCCGATCTTTGTTTGATTGCCCGTGATAAAATCGCTGATATCGAACACCATTTAAATAGTTATTTCGTCCCAATTGTCGCCGGTCCCGTTGAACGAACCGGTGCTCACGGGCAATTAACGTCATTATATGTTCGTGATCCTGATAATAACTTGATTGAAATCAGTAACTATCATTAA
- the nagE gene encoding N-acetylglucosamine-specific PTS transporter subunit IIBC, which translates to MKTYFQRMGQSLMLPIATLPAAAILVGLGNYLPKSWLLSRFMISGGDVVLNNLALLFAVGLAVGMSKNKDGSAAIAGVVAYLVPTTMLQPGGTIGLANLLGIKVGAVRSAFSFVNQNVLIGICAGLIAAALYNRLHEVKLPMALSFFSGKRLVPIAAAFVMLFFTAGMYFVWPAVYDAMVLFATSISKLGFVGAALYGFFNRLLIPTGLHHALNSVFWFNVAGINDIGNFWASKGVKGVTGMYEAGFFPVMMFGLPAGAYAIYRNALPERKKETGSLMLAGAFASFFTGVTEPLEFSFMFVAWPLYVLHAIFMGLSLGFAALMHWTASFSFSGGLVDYLLSFRMPLANQPYMLLVQGAVMAAIYYFGFNFAIQKFDLKTPGREPVVAADTTTAVVDSDPNDDKFMKQAKQIYAAIGGRDNISVINNCTTRLRLQLNDTGKVDQPAVKAAGVPGLNVLDVHNIHIVIGTEVQFVAEALQDLFDGKVSATPTQTTDATTAVAATTTTDTPSGPVTTVLQAPATGALMPISAVSDTTFAQKLLGDGYAVEPTTNEVVSPVSGEVTSIFPTKHALGLKTASGLEILLHMGINTVEMNGTPFDLHVAAGDQIAAGTAVATVDLAAIKAAGKATTMMVVITNMAQVTKLTLNTTKTVVAGDIIGAAE; encoded by the coding sequence ATGAAGACATATTTTCAAAGGATGGGGCAATCACTAATGTTGCCGATCGCCACATTACCGGCGGCCGCAATCTTAGTGGGGCTCGGTAACTATTTACCGAAGTCGTGGCTATTATCACGATTCATGATTAGTGGTGGCGACGTTGTTTTAAATAATTTAGCACTATTATTTGCCGTTGGTTTGGCAGTCGGCATGTCTAAAAATAAAGATGGCTCTGCGGCAATCGCCGGGGTGGTCGCTTACTTAGTGCCAACCACGATGTTACAACCAGGCGGTACGATTGGTCTAGCGAATTTATTAGGCATCAAAGTCGGGGCCGTGCGTTCGGCATTTAGTTTTGTAAACCAGAATGTGTTGATTGGGATTTGTGCCGGCTTGATTGCGGCGGCGCTCTATAATCGGTTACATGAAGTCAAGTTACCGATGGCGTTATCTTTCTTTAGTGGGAAACGTTTAGTGCCAATTGCGGCGGCGTTTGTCATGCTATTCTTCACGGCTGGGATGTACTTTGTTTGGCCAGCCGTTTATGATGCCATGGTTTTATTTGCCACGAGTATCTCTAAGTTAGGCTTTGTCGGGGCCGCATTGTATGGATTCTTCAACCGACTATTGATTCCAACTGGATTGCATCATGCGTTGAATTCGGTATTTTGGTTTAATGTGGCCGGCATTAACGATATTGGTAATTTCTGGGCGAGCAAAGGGGTTAAAGGCGTTACCGGGATGTATGAAGCGGGTTTTTTCCCAGTAATGATGTTTGGATTACCAGCTGGGGCATATGCGATTTATCGTAATGCGTTACCAGAACGTAAAAAAGAGACCGGGTCGTTAATGTTGGCCGGGGCATTTGCTTCCTTCTTTACTGGGGTAACAGAACCATTAGAATTCTCATTTATGTTTGTGGCTTGGCCATTATACGTGTTGCATGCTATTTTTATGGGACTATCCTTGGGTTTTGCGGCGTTAATGCATTGGACCGCTAGTTTTTCATTTAGTGGTGGCTTAGTCGATTACTTATTGAGTTTTCGGATGCCACTGGCTAATCAACCGTACATGTTATTAGTCCAAGGAGCTGTGATGGCAGCCATTTATTATTTTGGGTTCAATTTTGCAATTCAAAAATTTGATTTAAAGACTCCCGGGCGCGAACCCGTGGTTGCAGCAGATACCACTACGGCGGTTGTCGATAGTGATCCAAATGATGATAAATTCATGAAACAAGCAAAACAAATTTATGCCGCAATCGGTGGGCGTGACAATATTAGTGTGATTAATAATTGCACGACTCGTTTACGGTTACAGTTAAATGATACCGGTAAAGTGGATCAACCAGCAGTTAAAGCCGCTGGCGTACCAGGCTTAAACGTGTTGGATGTTCACAATATTCATATCGTGATTGGGACAGAAGTACAGTTCGTTGCCGAAGCGTTACAGGATTTGTTCGATGGTAAAGTGAGTGCCACGCCAACGCAGACCACGGATGCCACCACGGCGGTCGCCGCAACGACAACGACTGATACGCCCAGTGGACCAGTCACGACGGTATTGCAAGCGCCAGCAACTGGTGCCTTAATGCCAATCAGTGCGGTTTCAGATACGACCTTCGCACAAAAGTTATTGGGGGATGGCTATGCAGTGGAACCCACGACGAATGAAGTCGTTTCACCAGTTAGTGGCGAAGTGACCAGTATCTTTCCAACGAAACACGCGTTAGGGCTCAAAACGGCCTCAGGGTTAGAAATTTTGCTACACATGGGGATTAATACCGTTGAAATGAATGGGACGCCATTCGACTTGCATGTGGCAGCTGGTGATCAGATTGCAGCTGGCACCGCAGTGGCAACAGTTGATTTGGCCGCAATCAAAGCCGCTGGTAAAGCGACGACGATGATGGTCGTTATCACGAATATGGCTCAAGTCACCAAGTTAACCTTAAATACGACGAAGACGGTCGTGGCTGGTGATATCATCGGCGCTGCCGAATAG
- a CDS encoding ketopantoate reductase family protein codes for MKYGIIGAGAMGYRYGIMLQQNANVQVDFIETWQPNVEKVRAQGGVQVARDHENQRLVPINIYYPEDYQGHPDVWIIFKKQMQLAAELKRDAPLFHDDQYVFSAMNGMGHFEKIAQYFAADHIIGGTAMIATVLHGPGDVDFMGAVGSEAMHMSKYAGPIDATTKAVMADFKAADLNPIWSDNFMGMCLSKVVFNAVTNSLCTMFELQMGQFIEYPGVKDMATQLFNEAYDACERAGIKLIETRQASVDSVATVSRAYKYHYPSMYQDFANGRPTEVDYINGYIAKLGREHDYVCRVHEFVTHEVHLAEMMRQYKTV; via the coding sequence ATGAAGTATGGCATTATTGGCGCTGGCGCCATGGGATATCGGTACGGGATTATGTTACAACAAAATGCAAACGTGCAAGTTGATTTTATTGAGACTTGGCAGCCTAACGTTGAAAAAGTTCGTGCACAGGGGGGCGTACAAGTTGCGCGTGATCATGAAAATCAACGGCTCGTGCCCATCAATATCTATTATCCTGAAGATTATCAGGGGCATCCGGATGTTTGGATTATCTTCAAAAAGCAGATGCAACTAGCGGCTGAACTCAAACGCGATGCACCGCTGTTTCATGATGATCAGTATGTTTTTTCAGCGATGAATGGGATGGGGCATTTTGAAAAAATTGCGCAGTACTTTGCGGCTGATCACATTATCGGCGGCACGGCGATGATTGCGACAGTCTTACATGGCCCTGGCGATGTTGATTTTATGGGGGCTGTCGGGAGTGAAGCGATGCATATGAGTAAGTATGCAGGGCCAATTGATGCGACGACCAAAGCGGTGATGGCTGATTTCAAAGCAGCTGACTTGAACCCAATCTGGTCGGACAATTTTATGGGGATGTGTCTTTCAAAAGTGGTCTTTAACGCCGTGACAAATAGCCTGTGTACGATGTTCGAACTACAAATGGGTCAGTTTATTGAATATCCGGGTGTCAAGGATATGGCAACCCAACTATTTAATGAAGCATACGATGCCTGTGAACGCGCGGGTATCAAGCTAATTGAGACCCGGCAAGCATCCGTCGATTCCGTGGCGACGGTTAGTCGAGCTTATAAATATCATTATCCTTCCATGTATCAAGATTTTGCCAACGGCCGGCCAACCGAAGTCGATTATATTAACGGTTATATTGCAAAATTAGGTCGGGAACATGATTATGTTTGTCGGGTGCATGAGTTTGTGACCCACGAAGTTCACTTGGCCGAAATGATGCGTCAATATAAAACCGTTTAA
- a CDS encoding DegV family protein — protein sequence MKIAVVTDSSANLSAQTAAEYKITVVNDPIMFGNHVYHENVDINADQFYRLLKVEKDIPTISQISMSEMQVVFDTLKAAGYDQVLVIGLSSGISGYVNNLKTYAPSVKGMQVSVFDSRTACAGTGNMVKLAAAMALAGYGMTEILTQLTQLRTMTKTVFIVNSMRHLVKNGRIYNNSSLAGTMVLRNKPIITFNDHGKIQLLGKERTLKNAQQAVQEEFDRFVIKTQLPVRLDIISANDTDIVEDWASELRYQFPAVRVKTGEIGPLMGVLTGEHALGMIWSLDWQPLLANLPAPLPAVEQVPESEK from the coding sequence ATGAAAATTGCGGTAGTAACCGATAGTTCGGCTAATTTGAGTGCCCAGACGGCCGCCGAGTATAAAATCACGGTGGTGAATGATCCGATTATGTTTGGCAACCATGTCTATCATGAAAATGTCGATATTAATGCGGATCAATTTTATCGCTTATTAAAAGTTGAAAAAGATATTCCGACAATTTCACAGATTTCGATGTCTGAAATGCAAGTGGTTTTTGATACGTTAAAAGCCGCTGGTTATGACCAAGTCTTGGTGATTGGGTTGAGCAGCGGTATCAGTGGCTATGTGAATAATCTCAAAACATATGCGCCCTCAGTTAAAGGGATGCAAGTTAGTGTTTTTGATTCACGGACGGCCTGTGCTGGCACTGGCAACATGGTTAAGTTGGCGGCGGCCATGGCTTTAGCGGGCTATGGTATGACGGAAATCTTAACCCAATTAACCCAATTACGAACGATGACTAAAACGGTCTTTATTGTGAATAGTATGCGGCATTTGGTGAAGAATGGGCGGATATACAATAATAGTAGTTTGGCAGGCACAATGGTCTTACGCAATAAGCCTATTATCACGTTTAATGATCATGGTAAAATCCAATTATTGGGTAAAGAACGAACCCTGAAAAATGCCCAACAGGCGGTGCAAGAGGAATTCGACCGCTTTGTCATTAAAACCCAATTACCGGTCCGGTTGGATATTATTAGTGCCAATGATACGGATATTGTTGAGGATTGGGCGAGCGAATTGCGTTATCAGTTCCCCGCCGTGCGAGTTAAAACCGGTGAAATTGGGCCGCTGATGGGGGTCTTAACGGGTGAACATGCTTTGGGAATGATTTGGTCATTAGATTGGCAACCATTGTTGGCGAACTTGCCAGCACCACTACCAGCAGTTGAACAAGTTCCGGAGTCTGAAAAATAA
- a CDS encoding homoserine dehydrogenase — protein sequence MATTIEVGLLGLGTVGSGVVTRLTQAMTRIEQQQGVHFHLAMVAVHHFKPARPLTLPVGTRLTTTLQAVVTAPAIQIVIEVMGTIATAKAAIISAFQHGKSVVTANKDLMALAGTELVALARYYQVDLFYEASVAGGIPILRTLADSYATDEIQQVVGIVNGTANYILSAMTAGQPYAQALAAAQTAGYAEADSTNDVLGLDTTYKLMILSQFAFGQALTVDQIQPVGINTLTAAQCQQAVRAGWQLKLLAQAQQHQGRIYCRVAPVAVPQTVPISQVAGVQNGIAITSKALGATLYTGPGAGGAATANSILNDLLVAANHLIQHTRGRTFNANQATLSVTNLRTVPQAYLVFTTVAIGRPVTADIQQRTANCYQTMVLTPNQLAAIVWQLVRQGAGPVTTVPIAFSTNWASTPTAQPVRPSVNI from the coding sequence ATGGCAACAACCATTGAAGTTGGCCTGTTAGGGCTCGGAACCGTTGGCAGCGGGGTAGTTACCCGTTTGACGCAAGCAATGACGCGGATTGAACAACAACAGGGGGTTCATTTTCACTTAGCAATGGTGGCAGTGCATCATTTTAAGCCGGCACGCCCGCTAACTTTGCCGGTGGGGACGCGGTTAACTACTACGTTGCAGGCAGTTGTGACCGCGCCAGCGATTCAAATTGTGATTGAGGTGATGGGGACGATTGCCACTGCTAAAGCGGCTATTATTTCGGCGTTTCAACATGGTAAGTCGGTGGTGACAGCCAATAAGGATCTAATGGCTCTTGCTGGCACCGAGTTAGTCGCATTAGCACGGTATTATCAGGTGGATCTATTTTACGAAGCCAGTGTTGCTGGTGGAATCCCGATTTTAAGGACCTTAGCAGATAGTTATGCGACGGATGAGATTCAACAGGTTGTGGGGATTGTTAATGGAACGGCTAATTATATCTTAAGTGCGATGACCGCGGGACAGCCCTATGCGCAGGCATTAGCCGCCGCTCAAACTGCGGGGTATGCCGAGGCCGATTCGACTAATGATGTCCTTGGACTTGATACCACGTACAAATTAATGATTTTGAGTCAATTCGCTTTTGGACAAGCACTGACCGTTGACCAAATTCAACCGGTCGGGATTAACACCTTAACGGCGGCACAGTGCCAGCAGGCAGTTCGTGCCGGTTGGCAACTCAAATTATTGGCGCAGGCGCAACAACACCAAGGTCGAATTTATTGTCGGGTGGCGCCGGTAGCAGTTCCGCAGACGGTGCCGATAAGTCAAGTTGCCGGTGTTCAAAATGGCATTGCCATTACTAGCAAAGCCCTAGGAGCGACGTTATATACCGGACCGGGAGCTGGAGGTGCTGCAACCGCGAACAGTATCCTAAATGATTTGTTGGTTGCTGCCAATCATTTGATTCAGCATACCAGAGGCCGAACGTTTAATGCCAATCAGGCAACGTTATCAGTGACAAATTTACGAACGGTCCCACAAGCCTACTTGGTATTTACCACCGTGGCAATTGGACGACCAGTAACTGCTGATATTCAGCAACGAACTGCTAATTGTTACCAGACCATGGTTCTAACGCCAAATCAGTTAGCGGCCATCGTGTGGCAACTGGTTCGACAGGGGGCGGGGCCGGTCACGACAGTCCCAATTGCTTTTTCCACGAACTGGGCAAGCACGCCCACGGCCCAACCGGTGAGGCCATCCGTAAACATTTGA
- a CDS encoding O-acetylhomoserine aminocarboxypropyltransferase/cysteine synthase family protein produces MTTKNNLHFETLQVHAGQTVDEMGARAVPIYQTTSYVFKDAKQAAGRFALTDAGNIYTRLTNPTTAVVDKRVAALEHGTAGVTLATGAAAITAAILTIAEQGDEIVAAKTLYGGTYDLLSVTLKKLGITTHFVDPDDPENFEAQINAHTKALYVESIGNPGINLVDFEALGAIAHRHHIILIVDNTFGTPYLVRPLEHGADIVIHSATKFIGGHGTTMGGVIVEGGTFDWQASGKYPGFTTPSPQYNGLVFADLGDSAFTTKVRAEALRDTGAAISPFNSFILLQGLESLSLRVERHVANTRKIVAFLNKHPKVAWINYPELPDSPYHALATKYFPNGVGSIFTIGLTGGETAGKALIEHLKLFSLLANVADAKSLIIHPASTTHAQLSHDELLAAGVTPDLIRLSVGIENVADLIADLDQALAQV; encoded by the coding sequence ATGACGACGAAAAATAATTTACACTTTGAAACTTTACAAGTTCATGCTGGTCAGACGGTTGATGAAATGGGCGCACGAGCGGTACCAATCTATCAAACAACATCGTATGTATTTAAAGATGCGAAGCAAGCTGCCGGTCGATTTGCGTTGACGGATGCCGGGAATATCTATACCCGGTTGACGAATCCAACAACTGCAGTCGTGGATAAGCGGGTGGCCGCATTGGAACATGGAACAGCTGGCGTTACCTTGGCAACGGGGGCCGCTGCCATTACGGCTGCTATCCTCACGATTGCTGAACAAGGTGATGAAATTGTTGCGGCGAAGACACTTTACGGTGGGACCTACGACTTATTAAGCGTGACTTTGAAAAAGTTAGGGATTACGACGCACTTTGTTGATCCTGATGACCCTGAAAATTTTGAAGCCCAAATTAATGCGCACACTAAAGCCTTATATGTAGAAAGTATTGGGAATCCAGGTATTAATTTGGTTGACTTTGAAGCCCTTGGCGCGATTGCGCATCGGCATCACATTATTTTAATTGTGGATAATACGTTTGGGACGCCCTACCTAGTGCGACCGTTGGAACATGGGGCAGATATTGTCATTCATTCGGCCACCAAATTCATCGGTGGTCACGGGACGACCATGGGCGGGGTCATCGTGGAAGGTGGCACTTTTGATTGGCAAGCTAGCGGTAAATATCCAGGATTTACGACCCCCAGTCCGCAGTACAATGGCTTGGTTTTTGCGGATTTAGGTGATAGTGCCTTTACGACAAAAGTACGGGCGGAGGCGCTGCGAGATACTGGAGCAGCAATTAGTCCGTTCAATTCATTCATACTGTTGCAAGGACTAGAATCATTGTCATTGCGAGTGGAACGGCACGTTGCCAATACCCGTAAAATCGTGGCATTCTTAAATAAACATCCCAAAGTTGCTTGGATTAATTATCCAGAATTGCCGGATAGCCCGTATCATGCGCTGGCGACTAAGTATTTTCCTAATGGGGTGGGGTCAATCTTTACCATTGGCCTTACGGGTGGCGAGACTGCTGGTAAAGCCTTGATCGAACACTTGAAGTTGTTCTCATTATTGGCAAATGTGGCAGATGCGAAATCGTTAATCATTCATCCAGCTTCCACGACGCATGCCCAGTTATCACATGATGAATTATTGGCTGCCGGGGTGACGCCGGACTTAATTCGGCTGTCCGTGGGCATTGAAAATGTCGCCGATTTAATTGCCGATTTAGATCAAGCGTTAGCCCAAGTTTAA